Proteins encoded within one genomic window of Companilactobacillus sp.:
- the ruvB gene encoding Holliday junction branch migration DNA helicase RuvB codes for MDDKDRITDADALNEQEDQAEKTLRPQTFKDYLGQEKAKHELDVYIRAAKQRKQTLDHVLLYGPPGLGKTTLAMIIANEMGVNIHTTTGPSIEKSGDLVAVLDELSPGDVLFIDEIHRMPKAVEEVLYSAMEDFYIDIIVGQGTESRSLHHELVPYTLIGATTTSGKLSAPLRDRFGIVEHMEYYSEEELAKIIFRSADVLNIKIDEDGAHELARRSRGTPRIANRLLKRVRDFAQVGNKDKIDYDIAKSALNQLQVDDAGLDSLDRRILSMMIELYGGGPLGIKVIAANIGEDQETIESVYEPYLMQMGFLKRTARGRIVTRKGYEHLGYPYPEEEKK; via the coding sequence ATGGACGACAAAGATAGAATAACTGACGCAGATGCGCTCAATGAACAAGAAGACCAAGCTGAAAAAACCTTACGTCCGCAAACTTTCAAAGACTATTTAGGCCAAGAAAAAGCTAAGCATGAATTAGATGTCTACATCCGTGCAGCTAAGCAACGTAAACAAACCCTTGACCATGTCTTGCTATACGGTCCTCCAGGGTTAGGTAAAACAACTCTGGCTATGATCATTGCCAACGAGATGGGTGTAAATATCCACACAACCACAGGTCCCTCGATTGAAAAATCTGGTGATCTAGTGGCTGTGTTAGATGAACTGTCACCGGGCGACGTTTTATTTATCGATGAAATTCATCGAATGCCTAAAGCTGTCGAAGAAGTACTTTATTCAGCTATGGAAGATTTTTACATCGACATTATCGTTGGCCAAGGTACTGAATCGCGTTCATTGCATCATGAATTAGTTCCATACACTTTGATCGGTGCAACGACTACTTCTGGTAAATTATCAGCTCCATTGCGTGACCGTTTTGGGATTGTCGAGCATATGGAATACTACAGCGAAGAAGAACTAGCCAAAATTATTTTCCGCTCAGCTGACGTATTAAACATTAAGATTGATGAAGATGGCGCACACGAATTGGCACGTCGTTCTCGTGGAACGCCAAGAATTGCTAACCGTTTATTAAAACGTGTGCGTGACTTTGCCCAAGTTGGTAATAAAGATAAAATCGATTACGACATCGCAAAATCAGCCTTGAATCAACTCCAAGTTGATGATGCTGGATTAGATAGTTTGGATCGGCGGATTTTGTCGATGATGATCGAACTATACGGCGGTGGACCATTAGGAATCAAAGTTATTGCAGCCAATATCGGTGAAGACCAAGAGACTATTGAGTCAGTCTACGAACCATATTTGATGCAAATGGGCTTTTTAAAGAGAACTGCTCGTGGACGGATCGTAACGAGAAAGGGATATGAACATTTAGGCTATCCATATCCTGAGGAGGAAAAGAAATGA
- the queA gene encoding tRNA preQ1(34) S-adenosylmethionine ribosyltransferase-isomerase QueA, with protein MTLTTEDFDYDLPEELIAQTPIKDRDHSRLLVLDHETGAYEDKHFYDILDYLNPGDALVMNNSRVLPARLYGTKEDSDGHEEVLLLNNTEGDKWEVLMKPARRAHPGTVVTFGDGQLKATVLEDLEHGGKIIEFHYDGIFLEILEKLGEMPLPPYIKEKLDDPDRYQTVYAKENGSAAAPTAGLHWTKDLLQKVQDKGVKLVYLTLHVGLGTFRPVTESDISKHVMHSEFYRLDEDSAKTLNEVRKNGGKIVATGTTSIRTLETIGTKFNGEIKADSGWTDIFIKPGYEWKVVDAFITNFHLPKSTLVMLVAAFTGRENILNAYQHAIEEKYRFFSFGDAMYIH; from the coding sequence ATGACATTAACTACTGAAGATTTTGATTATGATTTACCTGAGGAACTAATTGCACAAACTCCAATTAAAGACCGTGATCATTCACGACTTTTGGTATTGGATCATGAAACGGGTGCTTATGAAGACAAGCATTTTTATGACATCTTGGATTATTTGAATCCCGGGGATGCCTTAGTTATGAACAATTCACGTGTTTTGCCAGCTAGACTTTATGGTACTAAGGAAGATTCCGATGGACATGAAGAAGTATTGTTGTTGAACAATACTGAAGGTGACAAGTGGGAAGTATTGATGAAACCTGCACGTCGTGCACATCCTGGCACAGTCGTGACATTTGGCGATGGTCAATTAAAAGCTACAGTTCTTGAAGACCTTGAACATGGTGGCAAGATTATTGAATTCCATTATGATGGGATTTTTCTGGAGATCTTGGAAAAATTAGGCGAGATGCCACTTCCTCCATATATCAAAGAAAAATTGGACGACCCCGACCGTTACCAAACAGTTTATGCAAAGGAAAATGGTTCAGCCGCAGCACCAACAGCCGGCTTGCATTGGACGAAAGATTTATTGCAAAAAGTTCAAGATAAGGGTGTTAAGTTAGTTTATTTAACACTTCACGTTGGTTTAGGAACATTTAGACCCGTGACGGAATCAGATATCAGTAAGCATGTCATGCACTCTGAATTTTATCGTTTAGATGAAGACTCAGCTAAGACCTTAAATGAGGTTCGAAAGAATGGTGGCAAAATTGTCGCAACTGGAACAACCTCGATCAGAACTTTGGAGACAATCGGAACTAAGTTCAATGGTGAGATCAAAGCAGACAGCGGTTGGACCGACATCTTTATCAAACCAGGTTACGAGTGGAAAGTAGTGGATGCCTTCATCACTAACTTCCATTTGCCAAAATCAACACTAGTAATGTTAGTAGCAGCCTTCACAGGCAGAGAAAATATCTTAAACGCCTACCAACACGCAATAGAAGAAAAATATCGCTTCTTTAGTTTTGGGGATGCAATGTATATACATTAG